From Sphingomonas sp. PAMC26645:
GAGAAAGGCGTTGGATGAATGATTTAGGGGGAGGGGTGCGGTTCGATCCGCGCCGCGGCGTCTATCAAGCGGTCCGATATTCATCGGGAGAGGTTTGCAGGATGGGCGCGGGTTGCGTCGATCCTGACGCAGGCGGGGGGCATCCGCCGGAAAGGGGGACGCATGACTGACACGCACGCTGCGACGGATAGCGCGGTCGAAGCCGCTGCGACGTGGCATTCGCGGCTCGACGCGCCGGATATGGACTGGGACCGGTTTGGCGAGTGGCTGGCGGCCGACCCGGCCCATCGCAATGCCTATGATTCGATCGCGAGTCTCGATGCGGAGTTCGTCGCTGCCGCACCGGCGATCGCCGCGCGCCTGCCGGCGAATGACGACAATGCAGACATCGCCGACCAAGACGTCGTACCCCGCGCAGCAGCGCGCGGTCGCCGGTGGCAGTGGGCGGCGCTCGGTTCCAGTGGAGCGCTTGCCGCAGGGCTGGCGTTGATGTTGGTCGCGCCGTCGGGCGACGACGCGGCGCAGGCCTATGAGACGGGTCGCAGCGAAACCCGGTCGGTGACGCTTGCCGATGGCAGTCGCATGCAGATCGATCGCGGCTCTCGCGTGTCCGTCAGCGGCGGCGGTAGTCCGGTGATCGAGATCGCACAGGGTGCGGCGAACTTTGCCGTCCGGCACGATCCTTCGCGCGTCCTGATGGTACGCGCGGGCGGATACGAAGTACGCGATCTCGGCACGACGTTCGATGTCGTCAGTGCGCGTGGACGGGTCGCCGTCACCGTCGCCGAGGGTATGGTGAGCGTCACGCCCGTCGGTGGCACGCCATCCGACGCAACGACGCTGCACGCGGGCCAGAACCTGGATATCACGCAGGACAAACAGATTGCCGAACGGCGGAAGGTCGATCCTGCGCGCGTGTCCGACTGGACCGACGGCCGGCTCGACTATGACGGCGCCCCATTGCCACTGGTTGCCGCGGATATCGCGCGGTATGCGGACAGCCCGTTGACCGTTGACGCATCGGCGGCGAACCTGCGCTTTTCCGGGGTATTGACGATTGGTGACGGATCGCGGCTCGTCGATCAGCTACAGGCAGTGTTGCCGATACGCGTTCGTCGGGTTGCTGGCGTCGTGCATCTGGGTGCCGCCGGCGGACGCTGAACGGGCTCCACCGGCCAGGCGTTCGATTACGATCCCTGCGGGACCGTTACGGTCTGCGCTCGAGTCGCTCGCAAGCCAGACCGGGATCTCGATCGGGATGGCCGGTGGGTTGCCGGATCTCGTCGTCAAGCGGGTCGACCATTCAACTGACGTAGCGCAGGCCGTGCGCCGCATGTTGGCCGGCAGCCGGCTGCGGGCGGTGCAGGTCGATGCGACCACGTGGCGGATCGAGGCTATTCCGGCAAAACCACCGCGCGCGTTGGCGCGTCGCGCTGACGCCGCAGGGACGCTGATGACCGGCGATATCGTCGTAATCGCCAGCAAGCGCGACGAACGGCTGTCCGATCTTCCCGCCTCGATCAGCATCGTCGGCGCACCTAGCTTGGGTCGGCTGGCGGGACGGCGTGGACTGACGGACGTAATGACGACGACCGACGGGGCATTTTCCACGAACCTGGGCCCGGGCCGTGACCGGATATTTCTCCGCGGGGTTGCCGACAGCGCATTCAACGGCACCAGCCAGTCGCTCGTAAGCCTGTATCTGGACGATGCGCGGATCGGCTATTCGTCGCCCGATCCCGACCTGCGGCTCGTCGATGTGGACCGGATCGAGATATTACGCGGACCGCAGGGCACGCTCTACGGCACCGGTGCACTCGGCGGGGTCGTTCGTGTCGTGACCGCCGCGCCGGACCTGGATCGGCGCGCGGGCGGCGTCGCGGTCGAGGGAACGGGCATCAACAACGGTGCGGTCGGTGGCGCGGTCGAGGGGATGCTCAACCTCCCGATCGTCACCGGGACGGTCGCGCTACGAACATCAGCTTGGGCCGAGACGATCCCCGGCTGGATCGACGATACCGGGCGCGACCGGCGCGACGTAAACCGCACGCGGCGGGTCGGCGGCCGTGCCGCGCTGCGCTGGTCGATCGGCGAGGGGTGGTCGGCGACCTTGAGCGGCGTCGCCCAACGCATCGACGCGCGCGACAGCCAATATGCGACCAGCGGCCTCTCGCGCGCCACGCGGATCGCCGAGCCGCAGGACAACGACTTCACATCCGGAGCGCTGACTGTGCGGGGGCCGATCGGCAAGCTCGAGGCGCAGGCCACGACGGCCTATGTCGACCAGGAGTTCGGAAGCACCTATGATGCGAGCATTCTGGCATCGTCGCTCGGCGTCGCATCGCCGGTCGCCTATATCGAGGATCGCTCCGCGCGGTTGCTGTCGCAGGAGGTCCGGCTGAGTGACCCGACCGCGCGCCATCCCTGGATCATCGGTGCGACCATCCTGCATTCGACCAGTCTTCTGAAGGGGCGCTTCACGTCGGTCGGCGACGACACCATCGACGTGCGACGCGACGAGGAGGACGTCACGGACCTCGCCGTGTTCACCGAGGGTACGCAGCGCCTCTCGAGCGCGCTCGATTTCAAGCTCGGGCTGCGGGCCTTCTCGACGTCGAGCCATCTCGAACAACAGGCACCCGGCCGCGTTCGCGCCAACCGTATCGGCATTACCCCCAGCGGAACGCTTAGCTGGCATCGTGACGATCTCGGCCTCGTCTGGCTTCGCTATGCCAGCGCCGTGCGTCCCGCGGGGATCAGCCGGACAGCCGATCCGACCAATCTCCGGATCCCCGGCGACGAACTCCAGAGCCTGGAACTCGGCTGGCGCATCCGCGTCGCACGTGACCGGCTGGCCTTCCACGGTGCCGTGTTTGGTTCGGCGTGGCAGCATTTGCGCAGCGATACGGTCGGCCCCGACGGACTTCTCGGTACAGTCGATGCGGGCAATGCAGTAAACTACGGCGTCGAACTCGGCGGCGTCCTGAACCTGTCCCCGATCACGATCGATTTCGGGACCACGCTGCAACGCGCCCGTCTGACGTCGCCGTCGTCAAACACCGGCCTCGATCGCGACGATCGGCGCCTGCCGGTCGTTCCCGACATATCGTCTCGACTGACGGCATCGCGAACCCTCGTCGCGTTCGGCTCGCCCGCGTCGGTTTACGGTGTCGCGCGCTATACCGGTCGCACGCGATTGAGCTTCGATCCGTTGCTGGATCGCCCGGCGGGGAACTACGCGACGATCGACGCCGGCGCGACGATCGACCGCGGGCCGTGGCACTGGTCGATCGCCGTCGACAACCTGCTCGACAGCCGCGGCAACAGTTTCGGCTTCGGCAATCCGTTCACGCTGGCCACGAGCACGCAGACCGTTCCAATCCGGCCGAGAACCATAACCCTGCGCGCCACGATCGGGCTGTAAAGTCCCGAACGCACGACCAACCACCGCAATTGCCGACCGAATCGCAGTTTGGATTTCGGATTCCGACGTAACCTTTTCGCGCAGCAGATCGCTGCTTGTAAAAAAGGACGTCGCAATGACCTTCGAACATTCCCCCTTCATACCCTCCGAAAGGCACCAAGAGCTTCACGAGGCCTCAATTCATTCCTTGAGCGCGGTGCCCAGCCGGCGCCCGTTCGAGTTCGTCGATCTGGAAACGCATTTCGACGCCGAACTCGAAACCCTCTGGACCTATATGCGCCAACGCAGCCGGCCAAGCTTCAACCCTGGTTTGCTCGCCGAGTTCACTCAGTGGCAGAACGACATCGCAGCCGCACGGTCGTCGGCTACCATGCCGATCCGGTATGTCGTCCTCGGATCTCGTTTTCCCGGCGTGTTTTCCCTGGGCGGTGACCTCGATCTCTTCTCGGCGCACATCCGCAACGGCGATCGGGAGGCACTCGTCCGCTACGGCCGTGCATGTGTCCATATCCTGCACCGCAACATGCTGAGCCTCAATCAACCGATCATCACGATCGGACTGGTGGAAGGCGATGCGCTGGGGGGTGGGTTCGAGGCGCTGTTGTCGTTCAACGTCGTGGTCGCCGAACGCGGCACGCATTTCGGCCTGCCCGAAACCAATTTCGGTCTCTTTCCCGGCATGGGGGCGCATTGCTTCCTGTCCCGGCGCCTGGGCGCGGCGCGGGCGGAGCAGATGATCCTGAGCGGCCGGTCGTA
This genomic window contains:
- a CDS encoding TonB-dependent receptor plug domain-containing protein translates to MAGGLPDLVVKRVDHSTDVAQAVRRMLAGSRLRAVQVDATTWRIEAIPAKPPRALARRADAAGTLMTGDIVVIASKRDERLSDLPASISIVGAPSLGRLAGRRGLTDVMTTTDGAFSTNLGPGRDRIFLRGVADSAFNGTSQSLVSLYLDDARIGYSSPDPDLRLVDVDRIEILRGPQGTLYGTGALGGVVRVVTAAPDLDRRAGGVAVEGTGINNGAVGGAVEGMLNLPIVTGTVALRTSAWAETIPGWIDDTGRDRRDVNRTRRVGGRAALRWSIGEGWSATLSGVAQRIDARDSQYATSGLSRATRIAEPQDNDFTSGALTVRGPIGKLEAQATTAYVDQEFGSTYDASILASSLGVASPVAYIEDRSARLLSQEVRLSDPTARHPWIIGATILHSTSLLKGRFTSVGDDTIDVRRDEEDVTDLAVFTEGTQRLSSALDFKLGLRAFSTSSHLEQQAPGRVRANRIGITPSGTLSWHRDDLGLVWLRYASAVRPAGISRTADPTNLRIPGDELQSLELGWRIRVARDRLAFHGAVFGSAWQHLRSDTVGPDGLLGTVDAGNAVNYGVELGGVLNLSPITIDFGTTLQRARLTSPSSNTGLDRDDRRLPVVPDISSRLTASRTLVAFGSPASVYGVARYTGRTRLSFDPLLDRPAGNYATIDAGATIDRGPWHWSIAVDNLLDSRGNSFGFGNPFTLATSTQTVPIRPRTITLRATIGL
- a CDS encoding crotonase/enoyl-CoA hydratase family protein, with product MPSRRPFEFVDLETHFDAELETLWTYMRQRSRPSFNPGLLAEFTQWQNDIAAARSSATMPIRYVVLGSRFPGVFSLGGDLDLFSAHIRNGDREALVRYGRACVHILHRNMLSLNQPIITIGLVEGDALGGGFEALLSFNVVVAERGTHFGLPETNFGLFPGMGAHCFLSRRLGAARAEQMILSGRSYTAEELYDLGIVHALADPGMGRAEVERYIRQNRRRHSGHCAIYEASRSVNPLPLGELQAVVDLWADAALRLSEADLKLMRRLVGAQTRLLDKAA
- a CDS encoding FecR domain-containing protein — translated: MTDTHAATDSAVEAAATWHSRLDAPDMDWDRFGEWLAADPAHRNAYDSIASLDAEFVAAAPAIAARLPANDDNADIADQDVVPRAAARGRRWQWAALGSSGALAAGLALMLVAPSGDDAAQAYETGRSETRSVTLADGSRMQIDRGSRVSVSGGGSPVIEIAQGAANFAVRHDPSRVLMVRAGGYEVRDLGTTFDVVSARGRVAVTVAEGMVSVTPVGGTPSDATTLHAGQNLDITQDKQIAERRKVDPARVSDWTDGRLDYDGAPLPLVAADIARYADSPLTVDASAANLRFSGVLTIGDGSRLVDQLQAVLPIRVRRVAGVVHLGAAGGR